One part of the Phragmites australis chromosome 3, lpPhrAust1.1, whole genome shotgun sequence genome encodes these proteins:
- the LOC133913628 gene encoding KH domain-containing protein SPIN1: MSGLYSQGFSPARNLSPQIRSNPDVDSQYLAELLAEHQKLGPFMQVLPICTKLLSQEIMRVSSIVHNHGFGDFDRHRFRSPSPMSSPNPRSNIPGNGFSPWNGLQERLGFPQGTSMDWQGAPPSPSSHVVKKILRLEVPVDSYPNYNFVGRILGPRGNSLKRVEASTGCRVFIRGKGSIKDPGKEDKLRGKPGYEHLSDPLHILIEAEFPASIIDARLRHAQETIEELLKPVDESQDFYKRQQLRELAMLNSILREDSPHPGSVSPFSNGGMKRAKTGQ, translated from the exons ATGTCGGGGCTCTACAGCCAGGGGTTCTCCCCTGCGCGAAACCTCTCCCCTCAGATTAGAAGCAACCCGGATGTTGATAG TCAGTACTTGGCCGAATTACTCGCTGAACACCAGAAACTGGGACCTTTCATGCAGGTGTTGCCCATATGCACCAAGCTATTGAGCCAAG AGATTATGCGGGTATCAAGCATCGTCCACAACCATGGATTTGGCGATTTTGACAGGCATCGGTTTAGAAGTCCTAGTCCAATGTCCTCACCAAACCCCAGATCCAATATCCCTGGCAACGGGTTCAGTCCTTGGAATGGACTACAAGAG CGATTAGGTTTTCCTCAAGGAACCAGTATGGACTGGCAAGGAGCACCACCAAGCCCTAGCTCTCATGTTGTAAAGAAGATTCTACGTTTGGAGGTCCCAGTTGATTCCTATCCGAAT TACAATTTTGTGGGCCGCATTTTAGGACCTAGAGGTAACTCCCTAAAGCGGGTAGAAGCATCCACTGGCTGTCGTGTTTTCATTAGAGGAAAGGGTTCCATCAAGGATCCAGGGAAG GAGGACAAGCTAAGAGGAAAACCGGGCTATGAGCACCTGAGCGATCCACTGCATATCTTGATAGAGGCTGAGTTCCCTGCCAGTATCATTGATGCAAGGTTGAGACATGCACAGGAGACTATAGAAGAATTGCTCAAACCAGTG GATGAGTCTCAGGATTTCTACAAAAGGCAACAGCTCAGGGAGCTGGCAATGCTGAACTCCATCCTGAGAGAGGACAGCCCTCATCCTGGGAGCGTCTCTCCATTCAGTAACGGTGGCATGAAACGTGCGAAAACAGGCCAGTAG